CGATGCACCCCTTCTACGTCATCCGCGCGATGGGCGGGGCGCTGTTCCTGATCGGCGCGCTGATCATGGCCTTCAACCTCTGGATGACCGTGCGCTCCGAGGCGGAGGCAGACATGCCGCGCTCCGAGGTCCCCTCGTCGCTGCTGGCCGTGGCCGCCTGAGAAAGCTTCCGCAATGACGAGCATCGAACACAAGCCCGCGCGCCGCTCGCTCTGGGCCAAGCACAAGATCTTCGAGACCAACTCGATCGTCCTGGTCATCGGCACGTTGCTGGTGATCTCCATCGGCGGCCTCGTCGAGATCGCGCCGCTCTTCTATTTGAAGAACACTATCGAGACCGTGCAGGGCATGCGTCCCTACACCCCGTTGGAGCTTGCGGGCCGCGCGATCTACGTCCGCGAGGGCTGCTACAACTGCCACAGCCAGATGATCCGGCCGCTGCGCGACGAGGTCGAGCGCTACGGGCATTATTCGCTGGCCGCCGAGAGCATGTACGACAAGCCCTTCCAATGGGGCTCCAAGCGCACGGGACCGGACCTCGCCCGCGTCGGCGGCAAGTATTCCGACGAATGGCAGCGCGCGCATCTGGCCGAGCCGCGCGCGGTGGTGCCACAGTCGATTATGCCGGGCTATCCCTTCCTGGCCAAAACCGAGCTGTCCCATAGCGACATCGCCGACGAGCTGCGCGCCAACCGCGCCGGCGGCGTGCCCTATAGCGACGAGATGATCGCGCAGGCGCAGAGCGACCTGAAAGCGCAGGCGACGCCGGACCATCTCGGCCAGTCCGATCTGGAGAAACGCTACCCCAAGGCGCAGTCGCGCGATTTCGACGGCGACCCGCATCGCATCACCGAAGCCGACGCCTTGATCGCCTATCTGCAGGCGCTCGGCACGCTGGTCGACTTCAAGCTCTACGACGACAAGGCCAACATCCGCTGAGCGAGGCCACCATGCAAACGACCTATCACTGGCTCGCCGGCTTCGCCCAGTCCGCCGGCCTTCTCTACTTCGTCGCCGTCTTCCTCGGCGTCTGCTTCTACGCCTTCTGGCCGAAGAACCGCGCCCGCTTCGAGCAGGCCGCGCTCAATCCGCTGCGCGAGGACTGACCATGGACCAGCGTCACGACGCCCCCGAGATCGACCCCGTCACCGGCCACGCCACGACCGGCCATGAATGGGACGGTATCCGCGAGCTCAACACGCCGCTGCCGCGCTGGTGGCTCGGCATCTTCTACGCCACCATCATCTGGTCCTTCGGCTACTGGATCGTCTACCCGGCCTGGCCGCTCCTGACCGACGCGACCAGGGGCGTGATCGGCTACGCCACCCGCTCGGACATCACCGTGCAGATGAACGAGC
Above is a genomic segment from Bosea sp. NBC_00550 containing:
- a CDS encoding cbb3-type cytochrome c oxidase subunit 3, yielding MQTTYHWLAGFAQSAGLLYFVAVFLGVCFYAFWPKNRARFEQAALNPLRED
- the ccoO gene encoding cytochrome-c oxidase, cbb3-type subunit II; protein product: MTSIEHKPARRSLWAKHKIFETNSIVLVIGTLLVISIGGLVEIAPLFYLKNTIETVQGMRPYTPLELAGRAIYVREGCYNCHSQMIRPLRDEVERYGHYSLAAESMYDKPFQWGSKRTGPDLARVGGKYSDEWQRAHLAEPRAVVPQSIMPGYPFLAKTELSHSDIADELRANRAGGVPYSDEMIAQAQSDLKAQATPDHLGQSDLEKRYPKAQSRDFDGDPHRITEADALIAYLQALGTLVDFKLYDDKANIR